The following are encoded together in the Bacteroidota bacterium genome:
- a CDS encoding transposase, with amino-acid sequence MSEKYKTHSDGLYFVSFSVVGWIDVFTRRLYQDILVESIIYCQKNKNLKIYCYCIMPSHVHLISYSAGGELSNSLRDLKS; translated from the coding sequence ATGTCCGAAAAATATAAAACACATAGTGATGGGTTATACTTTGTAAGTTTTAGTGTAGTTGGGTGGATAGATGTATTTACAAGAAGGTTATATCAAGATATACTGGTAGAGAGTATTATCTACTGTCAAAAAAACAAAAATCTTAAAATATACTGCTATTGTATTATGCCTAGTCACGTTCATTTGATAAGTTATTCAGCCGGAGGCGAATTGTCGAATAGTTTAAGGGATTTAAAATCA
- a CDS encoding gliding motility-associated C-terminal domain-containing protein: protein MKRLIYILLFSLNTITGFATHNRAGEITYNWLGGLTYEIVITTYTKESSPADRCELVIHYGDGDTAVLNRTNGPVNSTSACGSIPNGQSLGNDIKKNIYKGTHTYPGSGIYSLWMEDPNRISGVDNIPNSVDVPFALESKLIINSILGSNSSPQLLNPPIDNACTNVCFYHNPGAFDADGDSLSYSLVTCLGASANPIGGYTLPPTTSTLFIDAVTGDFEWCTPLNQGIYNVAILIEEWRTINGQRFRVGQVLRDLQIDVAGCNNDPPVISNLRDTCVNAGTLLTMTVSAFDINGNSISYSASGGPFILSPAATFNSSTRVFSWPTSCNHVRKQPHLVSFKAVDNGNPSLVDFETVKITVVAPAPQNPTANALGTSIKLSWDKSFCDPTNNKFVGYKIYRKAGTSGWSPAHCETGVPSYTGFSLVGSMPISQGFTIDSTNFTDSNNGMGLIHGENYCYRIVACFLDGAESYASIEVCEQLKNDIPIITNVDVTATDIATGGIKVKWTMPITNTQNFDTLVYPGPYRIELKQSEGFVLGTPSIVATFTANSILNWNDTVFTATNLNTKEKAYSYVIDLYALGGTTYVGSSHVASSVFLSITPADKELAFTWSANVPWTNNNYFIYYETSPGTFTLIDSSLAQQYLKQNLLNGKQYCYYILAKGEYSDTTIVRPLYNRSQVVCATPIDLTPPCPPRIVATPDCDLSQVGLVWNNPNNSCANDVVGYRLYYTPVQGDSYSLLATFSSPHDTTYTYANGLSIAGCYLVTAVDSFANESVNAQSFCVDNCPIYELPNVFTPNGDGVNDFYSSLKPYKYVQDVEMKIYNRWGLLVYETTDPDINWNGKNLETKTMCSDGTYYYTCVVNEIRVTGIKPRYLKGFIQLIHGKDGAPTN, encoded by the coding sequence ATGAAGAGACTTATATACATTTTACTTTTTTCTCTTAATACCATCACCGGGTTTGCTACACACAATAGAGCCGGTGAAATTACCTATAATTGGCTTGGTGGGCTTACCTACGAAATTGTGATAACTACTTACACTAAAGAGAGTAGTCCCGCAGATAGATGTGAGTTGGTAATTCATTATGGAGATGGAGACACCGCTGTTTTAAATAGAACTAATGGGCCTGTTAATTCAACATCGGCATGTGGCAGCATTCCCAATGGGCAGTCGCTAGGAAATGATATAAAAAAAAATATTTATAAAGGAACACATACCTATCCCGGTAGTGGTATTTACAGCCTTTGGATGGAGGACCCCAACAGAATTTCGGGAGTTGATAATATTCCTAACTCTGTAGATGTTCCATTTGCGCTGGAGTCGAAATTAATTATAAACTCAATTTTGGGTAGTAACAGCTCTCCACAATTACTAAATCCACCAATTGACAATGCCTGCACCAATGTGTGTTTTTATCACAATCCCGGGGCTTTTGATGCAGATGGAGATAGTTTGTCTTATTCGTTGGTTACATGTTTGGGGGCTAGCGCAAATCCAATAGGAGGTTATACGTTGCCGCCAACAACATCTACTTTGTTTATCGATGCCGTAACCGGAGATTTTGAATGGTGTACACCTCTCAATCAAGGAATATATAACGTTGCCATTTTGATAGAAGAGTGGCGTACCATAAATGGCCAACGATTTAGAGTAGGGCAGGTGTTGCGTGATTTGCAAATAGATGTGGCGGGATGTAATAACGATCCTCCGGTTATTTCTAATTTAAGAGATACGTGTGTCAATGCAGGAACTCTTTTAACAATGACGGTATCTGCCTTTGACATAAATGGGAATTCGATTTCGTACAGTGCTTCCGGTGGGCCTTTTATTTTAAGCCCTGCGGCTACTTTTAATTCAAGTACGAGAGTTTTTTCTTGGCCAACATCATGCAATCATGTGCGAAAACAGCCACATTTGGTGTCGTTTAAGGCTGTTGATAATGGCAATCCTAGTTTGGTTGATTTTGAAACTGTAAAAATTACGGTAGTTGCTCCTGCCCCTCAAAACCCTACCGCCAATGCGCTCGGTACAAGTATTAAATTATCGTGGGATAAAAGTTTTTGCGATCCAACTAACAATAAATTTGTTGGTTACAAAATATACAGAAAAGCGGGAACCTCAGGTTGGTCTCCGGCACATTGCGAAACAGGAGTGCCAAGCTATACAGGGTTTTCTCTTGTTGGTTCCATGCCTATTTCGCAAGGGTTTACTATTGATAGTACAAATTTTACCGACTCCAATAATGGAATGGGGTTGATTCATGGCGAAAATTATTGTTACAGAATTGTGGCTTGTTTTTTAGATGGTGCTGAAAGTTACGCCTCTATTGAGGTTTGTGAGCAACTAAAAAACGACATCCCAATAATTACGAATGTAGATGTTACTGCTACTGATATTGCTACAGGAGGTATTAAAGTAAAATGGACAATGCCTATTACCAATACTCAAAATTTTGATACACTCGTTTACCCCGGACCATATAGAATAGAATTGAAACAATCAGAAGGTTTTGTATTGGGCACACCATCTATAGTTGCTACATTTACGGCAAATAGCATTCTTAATTGGAACGACACAGTTTTCACGGCAACTAATTTAAATACAAAAGAAAAAGCATATTCGTATGTTATAGATTTATATGCCTTAGGGGGAACTACCTATGTGGGTTCATCTCATGTAGCATCCTCTGTGTTTTTGTCCATAACTCCCGCAGATAAAGAGCTTGCATTTACTTGGAGCGCAAATGTTCCGTGGACGAATAATAATTATTTTATTTATTATGAAACTTCGCCCGGAACCTTTACTCTTATTGATAGTTCGTTGGCACAACAATATTTAAAACAAAATTTGCTCAATGGAAAACAATATTGCTATTATATTTTAGCGAAAGGTGAATATTCTGACACAACCATTGTGCGGCCATTGTATAACAGGTCGCAAGTTGTTTGTGCAACACCAATAGATTTAACCCCACCATGCCCTCCACGAATTGTGGCTACACCTGACTGTGATTTGTCTCAGGTGGGTTTGGTTTGGAATAATCCTAACAATAGTTGTGCGAACGATGTTGTTGGCTATAGACTTTATTATACTCCCGTTCAAGGCGATTCGTATTCGCTTTTAGCAACCTTTTCATCTCCGCACGATACAACGTATACTTATGCCAATGGATTAAGCATAGCCGGTTGTTATTTAGTTACAGCTGTCGATTCGTTTGCTAACGAGAGTGTAAATGCACAATCATTTTGTGTAGATAATTGTCCAATTTATGAGTTGCCTAATGTATTTACTCCTAACGGAGATGGTGTGAATGATTTTTATTCATCCCTTAAGCCCTACAAATACGTGCAGGATGTAGAAATGAAAATATATAATAGATGGGGACTTTTGGTTTATGAAACAACCGACCCAGATATTAACTGGAACGGAAAAAATTTAGAAACCAAAACAATGTGTTCTGACGGTACTTATTATTAT